In a genomic window of Rhododendron vialii isolate Sample 1 chromosome 12a, ASM3025357v1:
- the LOC131310242 gene encoding polygalacturonase At1g48100-like, producing the protein MIAFSLRSLTFMLFIAFLIWSSQIDTCNARRGKHWRQNRGVSTSMYKKKAKNHHHGNAGKSKHKMPSPKAPPPPKAPSPPSPPPNPDIPPPPAPKPDIPPSPPKKGSNTAASSVFNVQDFGAKGDGTSDDTKAFQAAWAAACKVEASTIVVPPEFTFLVGPISFSGPYCQPNIVFQVDGTIIAPTSFKPWGSGLLQWLEFTKLKGIAVQGTGTIDGRGSIWWQNSIYDDPLDGESNLIIPLNDTVQEKPPIPMSSSLIGKMPSIKPTALRFYGSFNVSVTGVTIQNSPQCHLKFDNCIGVSVANINISSPGDSPNTDGIHLQNSRDVLIRSSNLGCGDDCVSIQTGCTNVYIHNVNCGPGHGISIGGLGKDASRACVSNITVRDINMHNTMNGVRIKTWQGGSGSVQGVLFSNIQVSEVQLPIVIDQYYCDKSTCKNQSSAVALSGISYEKIRGTYTVKPVHLACSDNLPCVDVTLADIELKPQLEKYHMYDPFCWQTFGELNTPTTPPIDCLQVGKPSSNRIQTDHDSC; encoded by the exons ATGATTGCATTTAGCTTGAGAAGCCTCACATTTATGCTCTTCATAGCCTTCCTCATTTGGTCATCACAAATAGACACTTGCAATGCTAGAAGAGGGAAGCATTGGAGGCAAAACAGAGGAGTCTCTACGTCTATGTACAAGAAGAAAGCAAAGAATCACCATCATGGCAATGCCGGTAAATCGAAACATAAAATGCCATCACCGaaagcaccaccaccaccaaaagcACCATCTCCTCCATCCCCGCCACCGAACCCAGATATTCCGCCACCTCCGGCTCCGAAACCAGATATTCCGCCATCCCCACCAAAGAAAGGGTCCAACACCGCGGCTTCCTCAGTCTTTAATGTACAAGATTTTGGTGCAAAGGGAGATGGAACAAGTGATGACACGAAG GCATTTCAAGCAGCATGGGCAGCTGCTTGTAAAGTAGAGGCATCTACGATTGTGGTCCCCCCAGAATTCACATTCCTTGTGGGACCCATTTCTTTCTCTGGTCCTTATTGCCAACCAAATATTGTCTTTCAG GTTGACGGCACAATTATCGCTCCAACGAGCTTTAAACCTTGGGGTTCAGGTCTCCTACAATGGCTTGAATTTACTAAACTAAAAGGAATCGCGGTTCAAGGAACAGGGACCATAGATGGCAGAGGCTCAATCTGGTGGCAGAATTCCATCTACGATGACCCCTTAGACGGCGAATCAAACCTAATCATCCCATTAAACGACACGGTTCAAGAAAAACCCCCAATTCCT ATGAGCAGTTCTCTAATTGGGAAAATGCCAAGCATAAAGCCAACA GCATTGAGATTCTACGGGAGCTTCAATGTGTCTGTCACGGGTGTAACAATTCAAAACAGTCCCCAGTGCCACCTCAAGTTTGACAACTGCATAGGAGTTTCCGTAGCCAATATAAACATCTCATCTCCCGGTGACAGCCCAAACACCGATGGCATCCACTTACAGAACTCCAGAGACGTGCTAATCCGCAGTTCTAATCTTGGTTGCG GAGATGACTGTGTTTCTATACAAACTGGATGCACAAATGTGTACATACACAATGTGAACTGTGGACCTGGACATGGAATCAGCATTGGTGGGCTAGGAAAGGATGCGAGTAGGGCATGTGTCTCGAACATTACGGTTCGTGATATCAATATGCATAACACAATGAATGGTGTCAGGATAAAGACGTGGCAG GGTGGGTCAGGGTCTGTGCAAGGTGTACTTTTCTCAAACATTCAAGTTTCTGAAGTCCAACTCCCCATTGTGATTGACCAATACTATTGTGATAAAAGCACATGCAAGAACCAATCATCCGCTGTTGCTCTATCAGGAATCTCATACGAAAAGATAAGAGGAACTTACACGGTGAAACCTGTACACCTTGCCTGCAGTGACAACCTGCCATGTGTCGATGTCACGCTAGCTGACATAGAGCTGAAACCACAACTAGAAAAGTACCATATGTATGATCCCTTCTGTTGGCAGACTTTTGGAGAGTTGAACACTCCCACTACACCTCCAATAGATTGTTTACAAGTTGGCAAGCCATCAAGCAACCGGATTCAAACTGATCATGATTCATGTTGA